One Thunnus maccoyii chromosome 14, fThuMac1.1, whole genome shotgun sequence genomic window carries:
- the fam149b1 gene encoding protein FAM149B1 isoform X4: MISRYNRRPVSHKLEIRGLSRSSLDHHPLPEEADDTQTPHRYLHDLQEAVSIHNSSETSAASGHSDCPTVISVDSNQSWSGIHSSTGTGISTERSSVFSWGYDEFDKAASRQVQQMFEEIDKELYEGKGSGGGILQGLQDECQQWATRFPHLRILGTQLVCPSDEGFQWYATSGKGSSTSSPSAGKESSVKSQEKDQGCTELNVQGRRAALIKSSSPELDGPPGTSSGSSSHDKPRMIEVEGQMEEYLAFDSRDLEDEWEQDCSESGRRHHCMPPVSPYRCRRQAVLDLLFDDVWRQLVGWMKELVQRHWECCTSNDEKISGNLSPVQQDSQNPFMLFSTLPTMLPKLGQSRVPPLTAGLQFQAGRVPVGAAATQHNLNDLIMIHSIPLQQRNLGVLDRNQEPEERASHRPGSSVVPSSKPRPRRALEQSSSSLSRPAQSARRRNPPPRTLLPLVPGLSQSSAAVSMDEVIRGTRLATASDRLTSPLLPLSRNTLLPPISTGDPESSHSGQQSKPAQRQKGPSSRAHSAINDEAGSSIPRDRHHVLDVFSRPNTTHTYRSDTPYRRSFTVLDNIGQGRPGRASVGTDSLGIGVTGISLGISSSSFLDSFSHHPLGHSPIKDEEEPDPQAPVAAPLVPVSGVPPRSYTRGGISSRAGRPGL; encoded by the exons ATGATTTCACGATACAACAGAAGACCTGTATCACATAAACTAGAGAT tcGCGGGTTGTCTCGAAGTAGCCTGGACCACCACCCTCTCCCAGAAGAAGCAGACGATACCCAAACGCCTCATCGCTACCTCCATGACCTGCAAGAAGCTGTCTCCATTCACAACAG TTCAGAGACGTCTGCTGCCTCAGGCCACTCTGACTGTCCCACCGTCATCTCAGTAGACTCCAACCAGTCCTGGTCAGGTATCCACAGCTCCACAGGCACTGGCATCTCCACAGAGAGGAGCTCTGTATTCTCCTGGGGCTACGAT GAGTTCGACAAGGCGGCGTCACGGCAGGTACAGCAAATGTTTGAGGAGATCGACAAAGAGCTGTATGAGGGGAAAGGCAGCGGGGGAGGGATACTCCAGGGACTGCAGGATGAATGTCAGCAGTGGGCCACACGGTTCCCACATCTTCG CATCCTGGGGACTCAGCTGGTCTGTCCCAGTGATGAGGGCTTCCAGTGGTATGCTACCTCAGGGAAGGGCAGCTCGACCAGCAGCCCATCAGCAGGCAAAGAGAGCAGTGTGAAGTCCCAGGAGAAAGACCAAGGCTGCACGGA GTTGAATGTGCAAGGCAGGAGAGCGGCGCTGATCAAGTCCTCGTCACCAGAGTTGGACGGGCCTCCTGGCACCTCCAGTGGCTCCAGCAGTCATGACAAGCCGAGAATGATTGAAGTAGAAGGTCAGATGGAGGAATACCTGGCTTTTGATAGCAGGGACCT GGAAGATGAGTGGGAGCAAGATTGTTCAGAATCAGGTCGGAGGCATCACTGCATGCCCCCTGTCTCGCCATACCGTTGTCGCCGTCAGGCTGTCCTCGACCTGTTGTTCGATGACGTGTGGCGGCAGCTGGTTGGCTGGATGAAAGAGCTGGTCCAACGCCATTGGGAATGCTGCACTTCAA ATGATGAAAAGATTTCTGGGAATTTGAGCCCCGTGCAGCAAGACTCCCAGAATCCCTTCATGCTGTTCTCCACACTGCCTACCATGCTGCCCAAACTTGGCCAGAGCAGGGTGCCCCCGCTCACAGCTGGCCTACAGTTCCAG GCTGGACGGGTCCCAGTAGGAGCAGCAGCGACCCAGCACAACCTGAACGACCTCATCATGATCCACAGCATCCCCCTACAGCAGAGAAACCTGGGTGTTCTGGATAGAAACCA GGAGCCAGAAGAGCGGGCGTCCCACAGACCAGGCTCCAGCGTGGTCCCCTCCAGCAAACCTCGCCCTCGCCGAGCCCTGGAGCAGAGCTCTTCATCACTGTCCCGACCGGCCCAGTCAGCTCGACGCAGAAACCCTCCTCCCCGAACCCTCCTGCCACTGGTTCCTGGCTTGAGTCAGTCCAGCGCAGCGGTATCCATGGATGAGGTCATCCGGGGGACGCGTCT AGCCACGGCCAGCGACCGCCTGACGTCTCCACTGTTGCCTCTCAGCAGGAACACACTCCTTCCCCCCATCAGCACTGGAGACCCAGAGTCGTCCCACTCAGGGCAGCAGTCCAAACCTGCACAG CGTCAGAAAGGCCCGTCTAGCCGTGCCCACAGCGCTATTAATGATGAAGCCGGCAGTTCAATACCAAGGGATCGTCACCACGTACTGGACGTCTTCTCTCGCCCCAACACCACTCACACATACAGG TCGGACACCCCTTACCGCCGCTCCTTCACAGTATTGGACAACATCGGGCAGGGGAGGCCAGGAAGAGCCTCTGTGGGCACAG ATTCTCTTGGAATCGGTGTGACCGGCATCAGTCTTGGCATCAGCAGCTCATCTTTCTTGGACTCGTTTTCCCACCACCCCCTGGGCCACTCGCCCATCAAAGACGAAGAGGAGCCAGACCCACAAGCCCCTGTTGCAG CTCCACTGGTGCCTGTTTCGGGGGTTCCACCTCGGTCTTACACGCGGGGAGGCATCTCATCCAGAGCTGGCAGACCTGGCTTGTAG
- the dnajc9 gene encoding dnaJ homolog subfamily C member 9, translating into MGLLDRCKELFKTSNLYEVLGINKEATEAEIRRSYYKVSLKVHPDRAPEDPLATEKFQVLGKLYAVLSDKEQRVVYDEQGVVDEESDVLSEDRCWEDYWRLLFPKITVQDILEFEKKYKGSDEERQDLIQLYVQHEGDMDAITASALCCSQEDEPRLCSIIQAAIKSGEVKEFPAFTQETDKKKRARRKRADRERQEAEEMQKEMGLGDEDDSLVMMLQQRQKSREQNFNSFLSDLEAKYSKPSGKSQKSKRGKK; encoded by the exons ATGGGTTTGCTCGACCGCTGCAAGGAGCTCTTCAAGACGTCAAACCTGTACGAGGTGCTGGGCATCAACAAGGAGGCAACAGAGGCAGAGATCCGGAGGAGCTACTACAAAGTGTCCCTCAAAGTGCATCCAGACCGGGCTCCTGAAGACCCGCTCGCCACGGAGAAATTTCAG GTGTTAGGAAAGCTGTATGCGGTGCTGAGTGATAAAGAGCAGAGGGTTGTTTATGATGAGCAGGGAGTGGTGGATGAAGAGTCTGACGTCCTGAGTGAAGACCGCTGCTGGGAAGACTACTGGAGGCTGCTTTTCCCTAAG ATAACTGTGCAGGACATCCTTGAATTTGAGAAGAAATACAAGGGCTCTGACGAGGAGCGGCAGGATTTAATCCAGCTATATGTGCAGCATGAGGGAGATATGGACGCCATCACGGCCTCGGCCCTGTGCTGCTCCCAGGAAGACGAACCCAGACTCTGCAGCATCATCCAGGCTGCCATCAAGAGCGGAGAAGTCAAAGAATTCCCTGCTTTCACTCAGGAGACTGACAAAAAGAAGAGGGCTCGCAGGAAGAGG GCTGACAGAGAACGACAAGAAGCAGAAGAAATGCAGAAAGAGATGGGGCTCGGTGATGAGGATGACAGTCTTGTGATGATGCTTCAG CAAAGACAGAAGTCCAGAGAGCAGAACTTTAACAGTTTCCTGTCTGACCTGGAGGCGAAATACTCCAAACCAAGTGGAAAATCCCAAAAatcaaaaagaggaaaaaagtga
- the fam149b1 gene encoding protein FAM149B1 isoform X1: MISRYNRRPVSHKLEIRGLSRSSLDHHPLPEEADDTQTPHRYLHDLQEAVSIHNSSETSAASGHSDCPTVISVDSNQSWSGIHSSTGTGISTERSSVFSWGYDEFDKAASRQVQQMFEEIDKELYEGKGSGGGILQGLQDECQQWATRFPHLRILGTQLVCPSDEGFQWYATSGKGSSTSSPSAGKESSVKSQEKDQGCTELNVQGRRAALIKSSSPELDGPPGTSSGSSSHDKPRMIEVEGQMEEYLAFDSRDLEDEWEQDCSESGRRHHCMPPVSPYRCRRQAVLDLLFDDVWRQLVGWMKELVQRHWECCTSTDDEKISGNLSPVQQDSQNPFMLFSTLPTMLPKLGQSRVPPLTAGLQFQNTKSRGSKHKSRRKSKKQKRPSTAGRVPVGAAATQHNLNDLIMIHSIPLQQRNLGVLDRNQEPEERASHRPGSSVVPSSKPRPRRALEQSSSSLSRPAQSARRRNPPPRTLLPLVPGLSQSSAAVSMDEVIRGTRLATASDRLTSPLLPLSRNTLLPPISTGDPESSHSGQQSKPAQRQKGPSSRAHSAINDEAGSSIPRDRHHVLDVFSRPNTTHTYRSDTPYRRSFTVLDNIGQGRPGRASVGTDSLGIGVTGISLGISSSSFLDSFSHHPLGHSPIKDEEEPDPQAPVAAPLVPVSGVPPRSYTRGGISSRAGRPGL; the protein is encoded by the exons ATGATTTCACGATACAACAGAAGACCTGTATCACATAAACTAGAGAT tcGCGGGTTGTCTCGAAGTAGCCTGGACCACCACCCTCTCCCAGAAGAAGCAGACGATACCCAAACGCCTCATCGCTACCTCCATGACCTGCAAGAAGCTGTCTCCATTCACAACAG TTCAGAGACGTCTGCTGCCTCAGGCCACTCTGACTGTCCCACCGTCATCTCAGTAGACTCCAACCAGTCCTGGTCAGGTATCCACAGCTCCACAGGCACTGGCATCTCCACAGAGAGGAGCTCTGTATTCTCCTGGGGCTACGAT GAGTTCGACAAGGCGGCGTCACGGCAGGTACAGCAAATGTTTGAGGAGATCGACAAAGAGCTGTATGAGGGGAAAGGCAGCGGGGGAGGGATACTCCAGGGACTGCAGGATGAATGTCAGCAGTGGGCCACACGGTTCCCACATCTTCG CATCCTGGGGACTCAGCTGGTCTGTCCCAGTGATGAGGGCTTCCAGTGGTATGCTACCTCAGGGAAGGGCAGCTCGACCAGCAGCCCATCAGCAGGCAAAGAGAGCAGTGTGAAGTCCCAGGAGAAAGACCAAGGCTGCACGGA GTTGAATGTGCAAGGCAGGAGAGCGGCGCTGATCAAGTCCTCGTCACCAGAGTTGGACGGGCCTCCTGGCACCTCCAGTGGCTCCAGCAGTCATGACAAGCCGAGAATGATTGAAGTAGAAGGTCAGATGGAGGAATACCTGGCTTTTGATAGCAGGGACCT GGAAGATGAGTGGGAGCAAGATTGTTCAGAATCAGGTCGGAGGCATCACTGCATGCCCCCTGTCTCGCCATACCGTTGTCGCCGTCAGGCTGTCCTCGACCTGTTGTTCGATGACGTGTGGCGGCAGCTGGTTGGCTGGATGAAAGAGCTGGTCCAACGCCATTGGGAATGCTGCACTTCAA CAGATGATGAAAAGATTTCTGGGAATTTGAGCCCCGTGCAGCAAGACTCCCAGAATCCCTTCATGCTGTTCTCCACACTGCCTACCATGCTGCCCAAACTTGGCCAGAGCAGGGTGCCCCCGCTCACAGCTGGCCTACAGTTCCAG AACACAAAGTCAAGGGGCTCAAAGCACAAGTCCAGACGGAAATCCAAAAAGCAGAAAAGGCCGTCCACT GCTGGACGGGTCCCAGTAGGAGCAGCAGCGACCCAGCACAACCTGAACGACCTCATCATGATCCACAGCATCCCCCTACAGCAGAGAAACCTGGGTGTTCTGGATAGAAACCA GGAGCCAGAAGAGCGGGCGTCCCACAGACCAGGCTCCAGCGTGGTCCCCTCCAGCAAACCTCGCCCTCGCCGAGCCCTGGAGCAGAGCTCTTCATCACTGTCCCGACCGGCCCAGTCAGCTCGACGCAGAAACCCTCCTCCCCGAACCCTCCTGCCACTGGTTCCTGGCTTGAGTCAGTCCAGCGCAGCGGTATCCATGGATGAGGTCATCCGGGGGACGCGTCT AGCCACGGCCAGCGACCGCCTGACGTCTCCACTGTTGCCTCTCAGCAGGAACACACTCCTTCCCCCCATCAGCACTGGAGACCCAGAGTCGTCCCACTCAGGGCAGCAGTCCAAACCTGCACAG CGTCAGAAAGGCCCGTCTAGCCGTGCCCACAGCGCTATTAATGATGAAGCCGGCAGTTCAATACCAAGGGATCGTCACCACGTACTGGACGTCTTCTCTCGCCCCAACACCACTCACACATACAGG TCGGACACCCCTTACCGCCGCTCCTTCACAGTATTGGACAACATCGGGCAGGGGAGGCCAGGAAGAGCCTCTGTGGGCACAG ATTCTCTTGGAATCGGTGTGACCGGCATCAGTCTTGGCATCAGCAGCTCATCTTTCTTGGACTCGTTTTCCCACCACCCCCTGGGCCACTCGCCCATCAAAGACGAAGAGGAGCCAGACCCACAAGCCCCTGTTGCAG CTCCACTGGTGCCTGTTTCGGGGGTTCCACCTCGGTCTTACACGCGGGGAGGCATCTCATCCAGAGCTGGCAGACCTGGCTTGTAG
- the fam149b1 gene encoding protein FAM149B1 isoform X3, with protein MISRYNRRPVSHKLEIRGLSRSSLDHHPLPEEADDTQTPHRYLHDLQEAVSIHNSSETSAASGHSDCPTVISVDSNQSWSGIHSSTGTGISTERSSVFSWGYDEFDKAASRQVQQMFEEIDKELYEGKGSGGGILQGLQDECQQWATRFPHLRILGTQLVCPSDEGFQWYATSGKGSSTSSPSAGKESSVKSQEKDQGCTELNVQGRRAALIKSSSPELDGPPGTSSGSSSHDKPRMIEVEGQMEEYLAFDSRDLEDEWEQDCSESGRRHHCMPPVSPYRCRRQAVLDLLFDDVWRQLVGWMKELVQRHWECCTSTDDEKISGNLSPVQQDSQNPFMLFSTLPTMLPKLGQSRVPPLTAGLQFQAGRVPVGAAATQHNLNDLIMIHSIPLQQRNLGVLDRNQEPEERASHRPGSSVVPSSKPRPRRALEQSSSSLSRPAQSARRRNPPPRTLLPLVPGLSQSSAAVSMDEVIRGTRLATASDRLTSPLLPLSRNTLLPPISTGDPESSHSGQQSKPAQRQKGPSSRAHSAINDEAGSSIPRDRHHVLDVFSRPNTTHTYRSDTPYRRSFTVLDNIGQGRPGRASVGTDSLGIGVTGISLGISSSSFLDSFSHHPLGHSPIKDEEEPDPQAPVAAPLVPVSGVPPRSYTRGGISSRAGRPGL; from the exons ATGATTTCACGATACAACAGAAGACCTGTATCACATAAACTAGAGAT tcGCGGGTTGTCTCGAAGTAGCCTGGACCACCACCCTCTCCCAGAAGAAGCAGACGATACCCAAACGCCTCATCGCTACCTCCATGACCTGCAAGAAGCTGTCTCCATTCACAACAG TTCAGAGACGTCTGCTGCCTCAGGCCACTCTGACTGTCCCACCGTCATCTCAGTAGACTCCAACCAGTCCTGGTCAGGTATCCACAGCTCCACAGGCACTGGCATCTCCACAGAGAGGAGCTCTGTATTCTCCTGGGGCTACGAT GAGTTCGACAAGGCGGCGTCACGGCAGGTACAGCAAATGTTTGAGGAGATCGACAAAGAGCTGTATGAGGGGAAAGGCAGCGGGGGAGGGATACTCCAGGGACTGCAGGATGAATGTCAGCAGTGGGCCACACGGTTCCCACATCTTCG CATCCTGGGGACTCAGCTGGTCTGTCCCAGTGATGAGGGCTTCCAGTGGTATGCTACCTCAGGGAAGGGCAGCTCGACCAGCAGCCCATCAGCAGGCAAAGAGAGCAGTGTGAAGTCCCAGGAGAAAGACCAAGGCTGCACGGA GTTGAATGTGCAAGGCAGGAGAGCGGCGCTGATCAAGTCCTCGTCACCAGAGTTGGACGGGCCTCCTGGCACCTCCAGTGGCTCCAGCAGTCATGACAAGCCGAGAATGATTGAAGTAGAAGGTCAGATGGAGGAATACCTGGCTTTTGATAGCAGGGACCT GGAAGATGAGTGGGAGCAAGATTGTTCAGAATCAGGTCGGAGGCATCACTGCATGCCCCCTGTCTCGCCATACCGTTGTCGCCGTCAGGCTGTCCTCGACCTGTTGTTCGATGACGTGTGGCGGCAGCTGGTTGGCTGGATGAAAGAGCTGGTCCAACGCCATTGGGAATGCTGCACTTCAA CAGATGATGAAAAGATTTCTGGGAATTTGAGCCCCGTGCAGCAAGACTCCCAGAATCCCTTCATGCTGTTCTCCACACTGCCTACCATGCTGCCCAAACTTGGCCAGAGCAGGGTGCCCCCGCTCACAGCTGGCCTACAGTTCCAG GCTGGACGGGTCCCAGTAGGAGCAGCAGCGACCCAGCACAACCTGAACGACCTCATCATGATCCACAGCATCCCCCTACAGCAGAGAAACCTGGGTGTTCTGGATAGAAACCA GGAGCCAGAAGAGCGGGCGTCCCACAGACCAGGCTCCAGCGTGGTCCCCTCCAGCAAACCTCGCCCTCGCCGAGCCCTGGAGCAGAGCTCTTCATCACTGTCCCGACCGGCCCAGTCAGCTCGACGCAGAAACCCTCCTCCCCGAACCCTCCTGCCACTGGTTCCTGGCTTGAGTCAGTCCAGCGCAGCGGTATCCATGGATGAGGTCATCCGGGGGACGCGTCT AGCCACGGCCAGCGACCGCCTGACGTCTCCACTGTTGCCTCTCAGCAGGAACACACTCCTTCCCCCCATCAGCACTGGAGACCCAGAGTCGTCCCACTCAGGGCAGCAGTCCAAACCTGCACAG CGTCAGAAAGGCCCGTCTAGCCGTGCCCACAGCGCTATTAATGATGAAGCCGGCAGTTCAATACCAAGGGATCGTCACCACGTACTGGACGTCTTCTCTCGCCCCAACACCACTCACACATACAGG TCGGACACCCCTTACCGCCGCTCCTTCACAGTATTGGACAACATCGGGCAGGGGAGGCCAGGAAGAGCCTCTGTGGGCACAG ATTCTCTTGGAATCGGTGTGACCGGCATCAGTCTTGGCATCAGCAGCTCATCTTTCTTGGACTCGTTTTCCCACCACCCCCTGGGCCACTCGCCCATCAAAGACGAAGAGGAGCCAGACCCACAAGCCCCTGTTGCAG CTCCACTGGTGCCTGTTTCGGGGGTTCCACCTCGGTCTTACACGCGGGGAGGCATCTCATCCAGAGCTGGCAGACCTGGCTTGTAG
- the fam149b1 gene encoding protein FAM149B1 isoform X2, with protein MISRYNRRPVSHKLEIRGLSRSSLDHHPLPEEADDTQTPHRYLHDLQEAVSIHNSSETSAASGHSDCPTVISVDSNQSWSGIHSSTGTGISTERSSVFSWGYDEFDKAASRQVQQMFEEIDKELYEGKGSGGGILQGLQDECQQWATRFPHLRILGTQLVCPSDEGFQWYATSGKGSSTSSPSAGKESSVKSQEKDQGCTELNVQGRRAALIKSSSPELDGPPGTSSGSSSHDKPRMIEVEGQMEEYLAFDSRDLEDEWEQDCSESGRRHHCMPPVSPYRCRRQAVLDLLFDDVWRQLVGWMKELVQRHWECCTSNDEKISGNLSPVQQDSQNPFMLFSTLPTMLPKLGQSRVPPLTAGLQFQNTKSRGSKHKSRRKSKKQKRPSTAGRVPVGAAATQHNLNDLIMIHSIPLQQRNLGVLDRNQEPEERASHRPGSSVVPSSKPRPRRALEQSSSSLSRPAQSARRRNPPPRTLLPLVPGLSQSSAAVSMDEVIRGTRLATASDRLTSPLLPLSRNTLLPPISTGDPESSHSGQQSKPAQRQKGPSSRAHSAINDEAGSSIPRDRHHVLDVFSRPNTTHTYRSDTPYRRSFTVLDNIGQGRPGRASVGTDSLGIGVTGISLGISSSSFLDSFSHHPLGHSPIKDEEEPDPQAPVAAPLVPVSGVPPRSYTRGGISSRAGRPGL; from the exons ATGATTTCACGATACAACAGAAGACCTGTATCACATAAACTAGAGAT tcGCGGGTTGTCTCGAAGTAGCCTGGACCACCACCCTCTCCCAGAAGAAGCAGACGATACCCAAACGCCTCATCGCTACCTCCATGACCTGCAAGAAGCTGTCTCCATTCACAACAG TTCAGAGACGTCTGCTGCCTCAGGCCACTCTGACTGTCCCACCGTCATCTCAGTAGACTCCAACCAGTCCTGGTCAGGTATCCACAGCTCCACAGGCACTGGCATCTCCACAGAGAGGAGCTCTGTATTCTCCTGGGGCTACGAT GAGTTCGACAAGGCGGCGTCACGGCAGGTACAGCAAATGTTTGAGGAGATCGACAAAGAGCTGTATGAGGGGAAAGGCAGCGGGGGAGGGATACTCCAGGGACTGCAGGATGAATGTCAGCAGTGGGCCACACGGTTCCCACATCTTCG CATCCTGGGGACTCAGCTGGTCTGTCCCAGTGATGAGGGCTTCCAGTGGTATGCTACCTCAGGGAAGGGCAGCTCGACCAGCAGCCCATCAGCAGGCAAAGAGAGCAGTGTGAAGTCCCAGGAGAAAGACCAAGGCTGCACGGA GTTGAATGTGCAAGGCAGGAGAGCGGCGCTGATCAAGTCCTCGTCACCAGAGTTGGACGGGCCTCCTGGCACCTCCAGTGGCTCCAGCAGTCATGACAAGCCGAGAATGATTGAAGTAGAAGGTCAGATGGAGGAATACCTGGCTTTTGATAGCAGGGACCT GGAAGATGAGTGGGAGCAAGATTGTTCAGAATCAGGTCGGAGGCATCACTGCATGCCCCCTGTCTCGCCATACCGTTGTCGCCGTCAGGCTGTCCTCGACCTGTTGTTCGATGACGTGTGGCGGCAGCTGGTTGGCTGGATGAAAGAGCTGGTCCAACGCCATTGGGAATGCTGCACTTCAA ATGATGAAAAGATTTCTGGGAATTTGAGCCCCGTGCAGCAAGACTCCCAGAATCCCTTCATGCTGTTCTCCACACTGCCTACCATGCTGCCCAAACTTGGCCAGAGCAGGGTGCCCCCGCTCACAGCTGGCCTACAGTTCCAG AACACAAAGTCAAGGGGCTCAAAGCACAAGTCCAGACGGAAATCCAAAAAGCAGAAAAGGCCGTCCACT GCTGGACGGGTCCCAGTAGGAGCAGCAGCGACCCAGCACAACCTGAACGACCTCATCATGATCCACAGCATCCCCCTACAGCAGAGAAACCTGGGTGTTCTGGATAGAAACCA GGAGCCAGAAGAGCGGGCGTCCCACAGACCAGGCTCCAGCGTGGTCCCCTCCAGCAAACCTCGCCCTCGCCGAGCCCTGGAGCAGAGCTCTTCATCACTGTCCCGACCGGCCCAGTCAGCTCGACGCAGAAACCCTCCTCCCCGAACCCTCCTGCCACTGGTTCCTGGCTTGAGTCAGTCCAGCGCAGCGGTATCCATGGATGAGGTCATCCGGGGGACGCGTCT AGCCACGGCCAGCGACCGCCTGACGTCTCCACTGTTGCCTCTCAGCAGGAACACACTCCTTCCCCCCATCAGCACTGGAGACCCAGAGTCGTCCCACTCAGGGCAGCAGTCCAAACCTGCACAG CGTCAGAAAGGCCCGTCTAGCCGTGCCCACAGCGCTATTAATGATGAAGCCGGCAGTTCAATACCAAGGGATCGTCACCACGTACTGGACGTCTTCTCTCGCCCCAACACCACTCACACATACAGG TCGGACACCCCTTACCGCCGCTCCTTCACAGTATTGGACAACATCGGGCAGGGGAGGCCAGGAAGAGCCTCTGTGGGCACAG ATTCTCTTGGAATCGGTGTGACCGGCATCAGTCTTGGCATCAGCAGCTCATCTTTCTTGGACTCGTTTTCCCACCACCCCCTGGGCCACTCGCCCATCAAAGACGAAGAGGAGCCAGACCCACAAGCCCCTGTTGCAG CTCCACTGGTGCCTGTTTCGGGGGTTCCACCTCGGTCTTACACGCGGGGAGGCATCTCATCCAGAGCTGGCAGACCTGGCTTGTAG
- the ndnfl gene encoding protein NDNF — METGCYLFDIPCEESNNFFPLSLVPLHRLYFTLKKKAPAMSVTVSPCDLPIEWNLAARTLKDKPLKSLQWSTKKSTPEVWWRGPGTEEKIHSFTGNVVDTYRGPSYPHASIYILRLRSKQQNTRVTVYLHEGLGTSGAFPLVPADPQVHTLGVGMTSVTLSWAPSASLTSLPHTQKSYDYCVLVNSQQNYPSICAARESMRKEKDQNQEKKERRRRVTVWPILKEWWWQQWDAYPEPQSPPSSLTDEYADLQCVCQGTESVCTVSELLPDTQYYFDVFIIDRLNGTSMAYKGAVARTHEEAQPAITTLREGELRWVTFNDRGSNSEQFFSFNPRGWQQSGLLTLQSCGGGEKVKVTVSSKGQVLTSQAVGGDLVQIWLQGSPSYLIHLEREGATTEKISAAADPALPGGLMASVKIQTSSAYHRRGVPSLPPTLQIKSFNRLRGCNTVTLAWMGTEERSLYCVYRRKLGKSEADAGGVSALTAPCLGPESRSDTERVLCKYFQELNPRRAVTTAVIGGLEPGMAYVFDVYLMRRWGIPIKYASKMVKTRKEC, encoded by the exons ATGGAAACAGGATGTTATCTTTTTGACATTCCCTGTGAGGAATCAAACAACTTCTTCCCGTTATCTTTGGTTCCCCTCCACAGGCTATACTTCACACTGAAGAAGAAGGCTCCAGCGATGTCGGTGACTGTCAGCCCGTGTGACCTCCCCATCGAGTGGAACTTGGCTGCCCGCACCCTGAAGGACAAACCCCTCAAGAGCCTGCAGT GGAGCACCAAGAAGAGCACGCCCGAAGTGTGGTGGAGAGGTCCTGGGACTGAGGAGAAAATACACAGCTTTACTGGCAATGTAGTGGACACATACAGGGGTCCTTCCTATCCCCATGCCTCCATCTACATCCTGAGGCTGCGGTCCAAACAGCAGAACACCAGAGTTACAGTGTACCTCCATGAAGGCCTGGGGACCTCAGGAGCCTTCCCTCTGGTCCCAGCTGATCCTCAAGTTCACACATTAGGTGTAGGAATGACAAGTGTCACCCTCAGCTGGGCGCCCAGTGCCTCGCTAACCagcctcccacacacacagaaaagttaTGATTACTGCGTCCTTGTCAACTCTCAGCAAAACTACCCTAGCATCTGCGCAGCCCGAGAGAGcatgaggaaagagaaagaccagaaccaggaaaagaaagagaggaggaggagagtcaCAGTGTGGCCAATTTTGAAAGAATGGTGGTGGCAGCAGTGGGACGCTTATCCTGAGCCCCAAAGTCCACCTTCTTCCCTCACCGATGAGTATGCTGATCTCCAGTGTGTATGTCAAGGGACAGAGAGTGTTTGCACTGTCTCCGAGCTCCTACCTGACACCCAGTATTACTTTGACGTCTTCATAATCGACAGGCTGAATGGGACCAGCATGGCCTACAAAGGGGCAGTTGCTCGGACGCATGAGGAGGCTCAGCCGGCGATCACCACGCTGAGAGAGGGGGAGCTGAGGTGGGTGACCTTCAATGACAGAGGGTCCAACTCGGAGCAGTTCTTCAGTTTCAATCCACGGGGCTGGCAGCAGAGTGGCCTCCTAACCCTGCAGAGCTGCGGTGGAGGTGAAAAAGTCAAGGTCACAGTGTCCAGTAAAGGTCAGGTTTTGACCTCTCAGGCTGTGGGAGGTGATTTAGTGCAGATTTGGCTCCAGGGAAGTCCCTCTTATCTTATCCACTTGGAGAGAGAAGGAGCCACCACAGAGAagatctctgctgctgcagatcCAGCTCTACCAGGAGGTCTGATGGCTTCAGTCAAAATTCAGACCTCCTCAGCCTACCACCGCAGAGGCGTCCCGTCACTGCCACCCACCTTGCAGATAAAATCCTTCAACCGGTTGCGTGGGTGCAACACTGTCACCCTGGCGTGGATGGGCACAGAGGAAAGAAGCCTGTACTGTGTGTACCGCCGAAAGCTGGGAAAAAGTGAAGCAGATGCTGGAGGAGTATCAGCTCTAACTGCACCCTGTCTGGGGCCAGAGTCCCGCTCTGACACCGAGAGAGTTCTCTGCAAGTATTTCCAGGAGCTGAATCCTCGGCGGGCCGTCACTACAGCTGTGATCGGGGGCCTGGAGCCAGGGATGGCCTATGTGTTTGATGTCTATCTAATGAGACGCTGGGGGATCCCTATCAAGTACGCCAGCAAGATGGTGAAGACCAGAAAGGAATGCTGA